Proteins from one Portunus trituberculatus isolate SZX2019 chromosome 38, ASM1759143v1, whole genome shotgun sequence genomic window:
- the LOC123514617 gene encoding keratin-associated protein 5-9-like, with protein sequence MVSTLVLVLLMTLAGCHSADHHHFNVHHRKPDNVCPPVGNSECREEKGRTCVSRYESCDVPLSEYDCGKFDADCQCCAICDRPDECAGTLREGCDDDEFTKSEHGAFCKCCHDCDSGTCDGRCEGDSSSCTTAEYDGGACDDTGGSCTCCKSCSSGSCDGHCESDSTGCKAGEYDGGPCDDTGGSCTCCKSCTSASCGGRCESDSCGCRGDEFDGGACDDTGGSCTCCIPCTSGTCNGRCESPCVGCGPDEYDSGPCDDTNGNCICCVASCTAGTC encoded by the exons ATGGTCTCCACACTAGTACTGGTGCTGCTCATGACCCTGGCAGGTTGTCACTCTGCG GATCACCATCATTTCAATGTTCATCACAGAAAGCCTGACAATGTTTGTCCTCCCGTCGGGAA CTCAGAATGtcgtgaagagaaaggaagaacatgTGTCTCTAGATACGAAAGCTGTGACGTTCCCCTTAGCGAATATGACTGTGGCAAATTCGATGCCGATTGTCAATGCTGTGCCA TTTGTGACAGGCCTGACGAATGCGCCGGCACCTTAAGAGAGGGTTGTGATGACGATGAATTCACAAAGAGTGAACACGGAGCCTTCTGCAA ATGCTGTCATGACTGTGATTCTGGTACCTGCGATGGCCGGTGTGAGGGCGACAGTAGTAGCTGCACAACGGCCGAGTATGATGGTGGGGCCTGTGATGATACTGGAGGCAGCTGCACCTGCTGTAAATCTTGCAGCTCTGGTAGTTGCGATGGACATTGTGAGAGTGACAGTACTGGCTGCAAAGCAGGCGAGTATGATGGTGGACCCTGTGATGATACTGGAGGCAGCTGCACCTGCTGTAAATCTTGTACCTCTGCTAGTTGCGGTGGACGCTGTGAGAGCGACAGCTGTGGCTGCAGAGGAGACGAGTTTGATGGTGGGGCTTGTGATGATACTGGAGGCAGCTGCACCTGCTGTATTCCTTGTACGTCTGGTACTTGTAATGGGCGGTGTGAGAGCCCCTGTGTTGGCTGCGGACCGGACGAATATGATAGTGGACCCTGTGATGATACTAATGGCAACTGCATCTGCTGCGTGGCTTCTTGTACTGCTGGTACTTGCTGA